The Fusobacterium pseudoperiodonticum DNA window CTTGAAAGTAAATCTCTTACATCTCCTTTTAAATCTTGCCAATCTCTTCCTAAATAAGTTTCTTCTTTTCTTATTTTCTTCAATAATAAGTCTTGTGCTTCTTTCATAGTATCTTCTGAATCTTTGTAGTAAATAAAACCTTTTGTAGACATTTCAGGCCCAGAAAGAATCTTTCCTGTTTGTTTATCTATTGAATAAGCAACTATAACTATTCCATCTTCAGATAATTGTTGTCTGTCTTTGATAACTTTACTTCCAATATCTCCTACACCTAAACCGTCTACTAAAATTTCTCCAGAATTTACTTTTCCATTTATTTTTGCATATTCTTTTGTAACTTCTACTTTATCACCATTTTGAGTGATAAGTATTTTATCCTTTGGTACTCCTGTTTCTATAGCAGATTTCATATGTGCTTTAAGCATTCTATATTCACCATGAACAGGCATAAAGTTCTTTGGATTTATTAAATTTAACATCAATTTTTGTTCTTCTTTACTTCCGTGTCCTGAAACGTGGATTCCTGCTAACTTTTTAAAAACTAAATCTACATCATATCTTAAAATATTATTAATATTAGTTGAAACAGCCTTTTCATTTCCTGGTATTGGAGTAGATGAAATTATAACTGTGTCTCCTTCTCTTAACATTATATGCTTATGCATATTTTTAGCTATTCTTGAAAGTGCTGCCAAAGGTTCTCCTTGTGTACCAGTACATAAGATAACAACTTCATTATCTTTGTATTGTTCTACACTTGATATAGGTATAAGTAAATTTTTAGGTATATTCAATCTTCCTACACTTGGAGCTATTTCAAATACTTTTAATAAGCTTCTTCCATCAATAGCAATCTTTCTTCCAAAGTATGCTGCATTGTCAATTATTTGTTGTATTCTATGAACATGTGAAGCAAATACTGCCACAACTATTCTTCCAGTAGCTTTTTGAAACTCCTGTCTAAAAGCATCTCCTACACTTCTTTCAGAAGGAGTGAAACCTTCTACTTCAGAGTTTGTAGAATCTGAAAGCATCAAATCAACACCTTCTTCTCCTAACTCAGATAGTCTTACAAAATCTACCTTTTCATTATCAACAGGAGTTAAATCTATTTTAAAATCTCCTGTAATAAACACATGACCTGCAGGTGTTTTTATAGATAAAGAATAAGAATCTGCTATTGAGTGTGTAACTTTTACAAATTCAACTGTAAAATATTTTCCTACACTTATTTTACTTCTTGATCCTACTTCAACCATCTTTGGTAAATTTTTCTTTACTCCAAAATTTTCAAATTTAGATTTTATTAGAGCATTTGTTAATTTTCCACCATAGATAACTGTGTCTTTTTCTATTTTTTCATACAAATAAGGTATTCCACCTATGTGGTCCTCATGTCCGTGTGTTACAAATAAACCTTTAACTTTAGATTTATTATTTTCTAAAAATGAATAGTCAGGTATTACTAAATCAATACCTGGTAAATTTTCATCTGGGAATATTGCTCCTGCGTCAATTATTATTATTTCATCTTTATATTGAACTATGGTACAATTTTTCCCAACTTCTTCTAATCCCCCTAGAGGTATTACATACATTTTTTCTAAATCATTTTTTGATTTTTTACTTTTCTTAACTTTTGATTCAATTACTTGAGTCACTTCATTTACTTTAACTGTTTTAAGCTCTTTCTTTTTCTTAAGCTTTTCATTTTTATTTTCATCTTTAGCCTTTGTTTTTTTTGTTTTTAAACTTAAAACATCATTTTTAATGCTTTTAAGTCTTTCTTTAATACTAGTTTTCTTCTCCTTCACTTGTACTACTTGTTGTTTCGGTTTCTCTTTCTTCATTTGCTGTTTCTTCTCCTCTTCCTTGTTCAGAATTATTATTATTTACATTCCTTTGAGTAGTAGAAGTATTAACTTGTTTAGTTTCTGTTTGAGGAGTCTTTTTGACAACTTCTATACCTTTTTCAACTTCTAGGTATTTATCTAAAAATCTTTTAGCCATTCCTCCGGCCATTACTCCTCCTCCACCTGCTCCTTCTAGTAGACAGACAAAAACAATTTCAGGTTCTGTATCAGCTGGAAAATACCCAGCTGCCCAAGCATGTGTCAGCTTAGAATGTGGATTTTGTGCTGAACCACTTTTTGCTGCAACTTTAACATATGGATTTTTCATGATTTTTGTTGTACCATTATTTTGATCGACTGTTGCAATCAAAGCATCATTTATAGTTTCATAGAATGAAGCTGGATAATCAGTTAAAACAGTTTTTTGTGTAACAACTGTCTCTGTTTTCCCTGTTTGTACATCTTCTATTCTTGAAACTACATGTGGCTCATATGCCCAACCCTTATTAGCTAAAAAAGTATAGGCTTTTGCTAACTGGATTGGTGTTACAAGTGTGAAACCTTGTCCTATTGAAAGAAGTATAGTATCTCCTCTAAACCAAACTGTTTTAGTTTTTTTCTTTTTCCAATCAGGATCTGGAATAATTCCTGTTTTTTCTCCTGGAACATCTATACCTGATTTTTGCCCTAAGCTAAAATCTCTGGCAACTTTTACTATAGGAGCATATCCAATTTGATCGGAAAACTTATAGTAATATGTATTTACTGATTCAACAAGAGATTTTTTCATATCTGTTGGTCCATGACCGCCTCTTTTCCAAGCTCTCCATTTCCAATTACCTACTTGATAATATCCGTTATAGTCATTGTATATTAACTTTGGATCTATTCCACTTTTTAAAAATGCCATAGCCGATATCATTTTAAATGTAGAGCCTGGTGGGTATTCACCAGCAATTGTCTTATTGGTTAAGATTTTTCTAGGATCATTTGATATTTTATTCCATTCTTCAGGTGAAATTTGTGAACTAAAAGTATTCAACGAATATGTTGGATAACTTACTATAGTTATAATTTCTCCCGTCTTTGGATTTAATGCAACAAAAGATCCACTTCTACCATCTTTTTCAAATTCTTCTTCCATGTATTGTTGTAATTCCATATTTATACTCATATGTAAATTCTTACCAACAATTGGACTTTTAACTTTTTCTACTTCTCTTTCAATTTTATTTAAAGCATTTACTTCTATATATTTAAATCCGTTTCTTCCTCTTAAAAGGTCATCATAAGTTTTTTCTATACCTAATTTACCTATCATATCTCTTGGAGTATATCCAGCTTCTTTTAAGTTTTCATACTCTTTTTCTGAGATTTTCTTTACATAACCTATTGTATGGGAAGCTACTTTATCATACAAATATTTTCTTTTTGAATACACCTGTACTTCTAAGTAGGGATAATTATTTATTATTTCCATTAACTTATGTGCTTTTTCTTCTTCTAAATCTTCAAATAAAACATTGTCCTTTGTATATGGGAAAATTTCACCATACTTAATTCTTTTTCTTACAATTTCTTCTGTTTTATCTGTAAGGTTTGCTATTTCTTTTATATATTCTTCATTCTCTTCTCTTCCTAAAGAATATATAAGTCTGTAACCTGTTCCATTTGTTACTACTAATTTACCTTTAGAGTCAAATATTTTTCCTCTAGGTGAATCTATTTTGATTAATTTATATTGATTTCTTTCTGCTAAATAAGAAAATTCATTTCCTTGTAAAACTTGAAGGTATAAAAGTCTTAAAAAAAGCACAAAAAAACATAGGAAAACTATAACTTTAAACCATATTTCCCTAGTGTTTCTCTTATCCCCCAATACTACATCATTATCTCTATACTTATTAAGCTTCATCTACTTTCCTTTTGTTCTTTCTACTACTATAAAAATAATTTAAAATGAAAAAACTTACTATATTAACTACTAAATATACTATATCAATTTCATTATTAATAACACTTTTGAAAACTACTAACATATAAAATGCCACATCTAAAGGCACTAAATATAAAATACTTTTCTTATTGTATTCCACATAATGAAAAAGAAAAAAGTTCACTATACTGAATAAAACTAGAATC harbors:
- the mrdA gene encoding penicillin-binding protein 2; translated protein: MKLNKYRDNDVVLGDKRNTREIWFKVIVFLCFFVLFLRLLYLQVLQGNEFSYLAERNQYKLIKIDSPRGKIFDSKGKLVVTNGTGYRLIYSLGREENEEYIKEIANLTDKTEEIVRKRIKYGEIFPYTKDNVLFEDLEEEKAHKLMEIINNYPYLEVQVYSKRKYLYDKVASHTIGYVKKISEKEYENLKEAGYTPRDMIGKLGIEKTYDDLLRGRNGFKYIEVNALNKIEREVEKVKSPIVGKNLHMSINMELQQYMEEEFEKDGRSGSFVALNPKTGEIITIVSYPTYSLNTFSSQISPEEWNKISNDPRKILTNKTIAGEYPPGSTFKMISAMAFLKSGIDPKLIYNDYNGYYQVGNWKWRAWKRGGHGPTDMKKSLVESVNTYYYKFSDQIGYAPIVKVARDFSLGQKSGIDVPGEKTGIIPDPDWKKKKTKTVWFRGDTILLSIGQGFTLVTPIQLAKAYTFLANKGWAYEPHVVSRIEDVQTGKTETVVTQKTVLTDYPASFYETINDALIATVDQNNGTTKIMKNPYVKVAAKSGSAQNPHSKLTHAWAAGYFPADTEPEIVFVCLLEGAGGGGVMAGGMAKRFLDKYLEVEKGIEVVKKTPQTETKQVNTSTTQRNVNNNNSEQGRGEETANEERETETTSSTSEGEEN
- a CDS encoding ribonuclease J: MKKEKPKQQVVQVKEKKTSIKERLKSIKNDVLSLKTKKTKAKDENKNEKLKKKKELKTVKVNEVTQVIESKVKKSKKSKNDLEKMYVIPLGGLEEVGKNCTIVQYKDEIIIIDAGAIFPDENLPGIDLVIPDYSFLENNKSKVKGLFVTHGHEDHIGGIPYLYEKIEKDTVIYGGKLTNALIKSKFENFGVKKNLPKMVEVGSRSKISVGKYFTVEFVKVTHSIADSYSLSIKTPAGHVFITGDFKIDLTPVDNEKVDFVRLSELGEEGVDLMLSDSTNSEVEGFTPSERSVGDAFRQEFQKATGRIVVAVFASHVHRIQQIIDNAAYFGRKIAIDGRSLLKVFEIAPSVGRLNIPKNLLIPISSVEQYKDNEVVILCTGTQGEPLAALSRIAKNMHKHIMLREGDTVIISSTPIPGNEKAVSTNINNILRYDVDLVFKKLAGIHVSGHGSKEEQKLMLNLINPKNFMPVHGEYRMLKAHMKSAIETGVPKDKILITQNGDKVEVTKEYAKINGKVNSGEILVDGLGVGDIGSKVIKDRQQLSEDGIVIVAYSIDKQTGKILSGPEMSTKGFIYYKDSEDTMKEAQDLLLKKIRKEETYLGRDWQDLKGDVRDLLSRFFYEKLKRNPIIVPMLLEIEN